The DNA window AGATACAGGCATTCTATTTTTGTATAAATAGAAAGTAGTACATAAACATAGAATTTCGTATAATTATGCTTCAATTTAAAGCCATTTGTACAATTTTACATCTGTTTTACCCTACTTTCTATGATATTCTCATATATCTCCTTTTTCCTTTCATTTTAATAAGTGTATATTTGTACACATATTAATTCTTACGTCTAATTTTATTGTTTTATGAAAAAATTATTCGCTTTTTCTTTTCTGTTTTTATTTACCGTAACATTTCTTCATGCAAGGGGGAAAACATATCTATTTTCATACTTCACAGGCAATAGTGAAGATGGGCTTCATCTGGCTTATAGTTATGACGGATTAACATGGAACGCTCTGAAAGATGGAAAGTCATTTTTATCGGCTACAGTTGGCAAAGATAAATTAATGAGAGATCCAAGCATTTGTCAGGCACCCGATGGAACTTTTCACATGGTGTGGACTTCCAGTTGGACAGACCGTATTATTGGTTATTCTTCTTCAAAAGATTTGATTAATTGGTCGGAACAAAAAGCTATTCCGGTAATGATGCACGAACCTACTGCTCACAATTGCTGGGCGCCGGAATTATTTTATGATGAACCTTCGAATACTTATTATATTTTCTGGGCTACTACTATTCCTGGCAGGCATAAAGAAGTGCAGACCAGTGCAAGTGAAAATGGATTGAATCACCGCATTTACTATGTTACAACCAAAGATTTTGAAACATTTTCGGAAACAAAGATGTTCTTTGACCCTGATTTTAGCGTGATTGATGCTGCTATTGTGAAGGATAAGAATAAAGAGTTGATAATGGTTGTGAAGAACGAAAATTCCAATCCTCCCGAAAAGAATCTGCGCATAACTAAAACAAAAAATATTCAGGACGGATTTCCTGTAGAAGTATCGACTCCTATTACCGGCGATTATTGGGCAGAAGGGCCTTCTCCACTATTGGTAGGCGATTATTTATATGTTTACTTCGATAAATATCGCAACCATAAATATGGTGCGGTACGTACGAAAGACCGTATTCACTGGGAAGATGTGTCGGATGAAGTTACATTCCCGAAAGGAACCCGTCACGGAACAGCATTCCCGGTTAAAAAATCGGTTTTGAAGAAGCTTTTGAAAGAAAATTGATTTAAATAATAATACTATGAAAAGATTTTGTTTACTCTCATTCTGTTTGTGTGCGAGCATTCTTTTCTCGTTCTCACAGAATAAAAAGTCATGGTTCTCTGACAAAGATCTCACTCAGACAGGAGTTTATTATTATCCTGAACATTGGAACGAAAGTCAGTGGGAGAGAGATTTTAAGCAAATGCACGATCTGGGCTTTGAGTTTACTCACTTTGCCGAATTTGCCTGGGCACAACTGGAACCTGAAGAAGGAAAATACGATTTTGCATGGCTCGACAGAGCTGTTGCTTTGGCTGCCAAGTATAAGCTTAAAGTTGTAATGTGTACTTCTACTGCAACCCCTCCGGTATGGCTCAGCAGAAAATATCCTGAAATCCTTCTTAAACAGGAAGATGGAACAGTGCTTGATCATGGTTCCCGTCAGCATGCATCTTTTGCATCTCCGCTTTACAGAGAACTTTCTTTCAAAATGATAGAGAAACTGGCTCAGCATTATGGTAATGATTTTCGAATTGTAGGTTGGCAGCTGGATAATGAACCTGCTGTTCAGTTCGATTTTAATTCAAAGGCTGAACTGCAATACCGCGATTTCCTGCGTAAGAAGTATAATGATGATATCAAAGTATTGAATGATGCCTGGGGAACAGCGTTCTGGAGTGAACAATATAGTTCATTTGATGAAATTACGCTTCCTAAAATGCGTCAGATGTTTATGAATCATCATCAGATTCTTGATTATCGCCGTTTTGCTGCAGAACAGACAAACTCATTCCTGAATGAACAATGTTTGCTGATTAAGAAATACGCAAAAAATCAGTGGGTAACTACCAATTATATTCCAAATTACGAAGAGGGACACATTGGGGGCAGTAAGGAACTCGATTTTGTATCTTACACCCGCTACATGGTTTATGGAGACAATGAAGGCATAGGCAGAAGAGGATACCGTGTGGGAAATCCCCTACGTATAGCTTATGCAAATGATTTTTTCCGTCCGGAAAACGGAACTTATGGAGTGATGGAACTTCAGCCTGGCCAAGTAAACTGGGGAGGAATTAATCCTCAGCCACTTCCGGGAGCAGTCCGACTTTGGTTATGGAGCGTATTTGCCGGAGGTAGTGATTTTGTTTGCACCTACCGTTACCGCCAACCTTTGTATGGAACAGAACAATATCACTACGGAATAGTTGGAACAGACGGAGTAACTGTAACTCCCGGTGGAA is part of the uncultured Bacteroides sp. genome and encodes:
- a CDS encoding beta-galactosidase encodes the protein MKRFCLLSFCLCASILFSFSQNKKSWFSDKDLTQTGVYYYPEHWNESQWERDFKQMHDLGFEFTHFAEFAWAQLEPEEGKYDFAWLDRAVALAAKYKLKVVMCTSTATPPVWLSRKYPEILLKQEDGTVLDHGSRQHASFASPLYRELSFKMIEKLAQHYGNDFRIVGWQLDNEPAVQFDFNSKAELQYRDFLRKKYNDDIKVLNDAWGTAFWSEQYSSFDEITLPKMRQMFMNHHQILDYRRFAAEQTNSFLNEQCLLIKKYAKNQWVTTNYIPNYEEGHIGGSKELDFVSYTRYMVYGDNEGIGRRGYRVGNPLRIAYANDFFRPENGTYGVMELQPGQVNWGGINPQPLPGAVRLWLWSVFAGGSDFVCTYRYRQPLYGTEQYHYGIVGTDGVTVTPGGKEYQQFMQEVKQLRKEYSPRENKPKEYIARKTAILYNYDNSWSMERQKQNQTWNTMAHVEKYYRQLKAFGAPVDFITEDKDFSAYPVMIAPAYQLVDDALIARWTEYVKNGGNLILTCRTGHKDRNGRLFEAPFRSKIDNLAGNKMDFYDLLLPQDPGTVAMDGKNYSWNTWGEMLIPDKDTEVWANYTGEFYEGKPAITMRHLGKGTVTYVGVDSKDGSLEKDVLTKLYATLNIPVMDLPYGVTMEYRNGLGIVLNYSDKPYEFQLPKGSKVLIGETIIPTAGVLVFK